A single genomic interval of Candidatus Bipolaricaulis anaerobius harbors:
- the mutS gene encoding DNA mismatch repair protein MutS, with translation MELTPVMRQYRELKARHPDAVLLFQLGDFYEAFFEDAETVARDLEIILTSREGVPMAGVPVRKADLYVQRLLRKGHKVALASQLERPGQGKKLLKRGVVRVLTPGTMIEEGALDSGLDVLLAAVWPRGERAGVAWAEAASGGFWAEELPLGELAHLAARLPVAEWIVPEGWRPPVELPGVGTERPEADFSSAALHARFPGELGDAPLAAAAAGALLVYLTATVGDLPHLRPPARAGEETLVLDAFTQRSLELLTPLRAEGAVTLLSVLDRTKTAMGRRLLRRWVLAPLARREGIERRLDAVDCLLQSGLDDALARPLGSCCDLPRLRGRVATGGLSPGDLLALARTLDAAAEIGERLKDLLAVAPEELAALSDAIGKAPAELADDLRRAIVDPPPPTLDGGDVIREGYDPALDSLRREAGEVREAIAGLEAAERARTGIPSLKVGYNRVFGYYFEVTRSQLAKVPSDWRRRQSLTGGERFTSAELASLADRLAAAEDGIAKLERDTFLSLCRRVEGEIGALGAVGEALAELDALRSLSEVARRKGYTRPRFTDRAVVRIREGRHPMVEEVTQFVPNDLELGEGVKLAVVTGPNMAGKSVFLRQTALIALLAQMGSFVPAKEAELPVFDRIYTRVGASDALTGGLSTFMAEMVEAGAILRGATPRSLVILDELGRGTSTHDGMVLARAIARHLAMEIGCKTLFATHYRELARLADEAPGVVNLHAAAREWKGEVVFLYRILPGVGERSYGVHVARLAQLPEEVLREAQRALDELEKGAPALPPREKELPLFATDDHPVLKELRRMDPDRLTPFEALDLLYRLKECLERGPGAE, from the coding sequence ATGGAACTGACCCCGGTGATGCGGCAGTACCGCGAGCTCAAGGCGCGCCACCCCGACGCGGTCCTTCTCTTTCAGCTCGGCGATTTCTACGAGGCGTTCTTCGAGGATGCGGAGACCGTGGCCCGCGACCTGGAGATCATCCTCACCAGCCGGGAGGGGGTCCCGATGGCGGGGGTCCCGGTGCGGAAGGCCGATCTCTACGTGCAGCGCCTCCTCCGCAAGGGGCACAAGGTCGCCCTCGCCTCCCAGCTCGAGCGGCCGGGACAGGGGAAGAAGCTCCTCAAGCGGGGCGTGGTGCGGGTCCTCACCCCGGGGACGATGATCGAGGAGGGGGCCCTCGACTCCGGGCTGGACGTCCTCCTCGCCGCGGTGTGGCCGCGGGGGGAACGGGCGGGGGTGGCGTGGGCCGAGGCGGCGTCGGGCGGGTTCTGGGCCGAGGAACTCCCGCTTGGGGAGCTCGCTCATCTCGCGGCGCGGCTGCCGGTGGCGGAGTGGATCGTCCCCGAGGGGTGGCGCCCTCCGGTCGAGCTGCCCGGGGTAGGTACGGAACGGCCGGAGGCCGACTTCAGCTCCGCGGCCCTGCACGCCCGGTTCCCAGGGGAGCTGGGGGATGCTCCGCTCGCGGCGGCAGCCGCGGGCGCGCTCCTTGTCTACCTCACGGCCACGGTGGGGGATCTCCCTCACCTGAGGCCGCCGGCGCGGGCGGGGGAGGAGACGCTCGTCCTCGATGCGTTCACCCAGCGTTCGCTTGAGCTCCTGACCCCCCTCCGAGCTGAGGGCGCGGTCACGCTCCTGTCCGTCCTCGACCGGACGAAGACGGCGATGGGGCGGCGGCTCCTCCGGAGGTGGGTCCTCGCTCCGCTCGCCCGGCGGGAGGGAATCGAGCGGCGGCTCGATGCGGTGGACTGCCTCCTCCAGTCAGGTTTGGACGACGCGCTCGCTCGCCCGCTCGGGTCGTGCTGCGACCTCCCCCGCCTCCGCGGGCGGGTGGCCACGGGGGGGCTCTCCCCCGGGGACCTCCTCGCCCTCGCCCGCACCCTGGACGCGGCGGCCGAGATCGGCGAGCGGCTGAAGGATCTCCTGGCGGTCGCGCCGGAGGAGCTTGCCGCCCTCTCCGACGCGATCGGGAAGGCGCCGGCTGAGCTCGCCGACGACCTGCGCCGCGCGATCGTGGACCCTCCGCCCCCGACCCTCGATGGAGGGGATGTCATCCGCGAGGGCTATGACCCCGCGCTTGACTCCCTGCGCCGCGAGGCGGGGGAGGTGCGGGAGGCGATCGCGGGCCTCGAGGCGGCGGAGCGGGCCCGCACCGGGATCCCGAGCCTCAAGGTCGGTTACAACCGGGTGTTCGGGTACTACTTCGAGGTCACCCGCTCCCAGCTTGCGAAGGTCCCGTCCGACTGGCGAAGGCGGCAGTCCCTCACCGGTGGGGAGAGGTTCACCTCGGCCGAGCTCGCGTCCCTGGCCGACCGGCTCGCCGCGGCGGAGGACGGGATCGCGAAACTTGAACGGGACACGTTCCTCTCCCTGTGCCGCCGGGTGGAGGGGGAGATCGGGGCCCTCGGGGCGGTGGGGGAGGCCCTCGCTGAGCTCGACGCGTTGCGATCCCTCTCCGAGGTCGCCCGTCGCAAGGGGTACACCCGGCCTCGGTTCACGGATCGGGCCGTGGTTCGCATCCGCGAGGGTCGGCACCCGATGGTGGAGGAAGTGACCCAGTTCGTGCCCAACGATCTCGAGCTAGGGGAAGGGGTGAAGTTGGCGGTGGTCACGGGGCCGAACATGGCCGGCAAATCCGTGTTCCTTCGCCAGACGGCGCTCATCGCCCTCCTCGCCCAGATGGGGTCGTTCGTGCCGGCGAAGGAGGCGGAGCTCCCCGTGTTCGACCGCATCTACACCCGGGTCGGAGCGTCCGACGCCCTGACGGGCGGTCTGTCCACGTTCATGGCGGAGATGGTGGAGGCGGGGGCGATCCTGAGGGGGGCCACCCCGCGCTCTCTGGTGATCCTCGATGAGCTGGGGCGGGGGACGAGCACCCACGATGGGATGGTCCTCGCCCGGGCCATCGCCCGCCATCTGGCGATGGAGATCGGGTGCAAGACCCTGTTCGCGACCCACTACCGGGAGCTGGCCCGCCTCGCCGACGAGGCTCCCGGGGTCGTGAACCTCCACGCCGCGGCCCGGGAGTGGAAGGGGGAGGTCGTCTTCCTGTACCGGATCCTCCCCGGGGTCGGGGAGCGGAGCTACGGTGTTCACGTCGCCCGACTGGCCCAGCTTCCCGAGGAGGTCCTCCGCGAGGCCCAGCGGGCCCTGGACGAACTCGAGAAGGGCGCGCCCGCCTTGCCCCCGCGTGAGAAGGAGCTCCCCCTCTTTGCCACCGACGATCACCCCGTGCTGAAGGAGCTGCGGCGCATGGACCCGGACCGGCTGACCCCCTTCGAGGCCCTCGATCTCCTGTACCGGCTCAAGGAATGCCTCGAGCGCGGTCCGGGCGCGGAGTAG